The sequence AACATGACTTGACACTGGATGAAGAAGAATGTTCAAAGGCTTCATTGTCACAGATGGCTCGTCTGCTGTCTCAATTAGAACCTAGGTTGCTGGTGTTACACTTAAGGACAAGTTATTGAGGAGCAACTgcacacaaacaacaacaacaactgattttcataaaaaaagACAGTCATGAATAGAGTTAAGTTGGAGCTGTGCTAAGAATAGTGCACAAGCATGACGCGataggggtggggtggggtggggtgtgcCCCACCCGGTGGGCCCGCCCGTGTTCCGCATGTTTTataggtctccctgctgcaacacacctgactCTAATGATccggattgttatccagcttgtGCAGACCTTGCTAATGATCGGACCATTTGGATCAGGTGTGTTCAGGTGcaacatagaaaacatgcaggacaccggccggGGGCCCTCGAGGGGCCCTCGAGGACcgcaattgcccacccctgctataGAGACTCAACTCAAATGGTTCATTTAGGACAATCAGAAGCCCAAAACATATTGTCTCTTTTGGAGGACATAACAATAACCTTTTCAGTTGTCAAAAGAAAACCTCTCATGTTGTTCATTCCACCACTGCATGAGCCACCTCAAACAATTTTGACCAAGAATGCATATGAAGGGGCCCTTTGCTAAGTATGCAAACCAACGGCTTTAGTCCTAGGCACAAATAAAAAGCCAGGTTATTTTTGAGGTCCAAAAAGTCAGGATACTCTCTGTGTGGCTCTgtcgctctccctctctctccccttcTACCGTTTGCCATAGCTTTGTTCCAGCCACTGGCGCACATGGTTGAGATTGTAAAAAAAAGGCCCCTTGCCGCCCAGATAGCGTACCTTTCTGCATTGTACTATGCACACGCGTTCGTTGGAAACGCCGTAAGCCACATTAGCATTGTTGTCCATACAGTCAGCTACCAGCTGACACTGTGGGGGCAGAGAAAAGTGCTCAATCAGCTGGCGTGCCGCTCCCAGCCTCTCTTCTAAACTTCGATGCTTGCGTACGGCGAAAGAGCGAGGGCCCATAGGCGGGGCCGCCCAGCCGTCAGATGGATGAGCCTCGTCGATGTACACCAGCACAAAGTCAGCCACGTGGCTGAAGTCTTCCACCAAGCGCACAAAGGTGGGCAGGTGGCTGACAAAGGGGGGTCAAGTGGCTGAGCCAAAGTTGACCACCAGAGGGCGACCTGACGATTCCAAATCCAGGAGGTGGCATTCGTCCGGCTTGCCGAgcctcccgccgccgccgccgccgccgccgccgccgccgccgccgcctcgctgGTTAGGCTCGATCATCTTGCGCCGATGAGAACTGTCTGTCGTCACCTTGACCACTTTGGAGTTTGGTGCCTCGCAGCCCACTTTGACCTAAGCAAAAGGATTGAGCGTCTTTACCCCCAAGATTATGTCGGCCTTTACTTGCAGTGCTGGTACACCGAGCGCTGCGTTTGGACCGCTCTTCAGCTCTTGGACAGGATTTTGCTCATTTTCGACAAAGGTCGGTCTAACAGTCCATGGTTAGATTAACTCAGGGAGTGTGGCTTTGGgcaaatatttacatttggAACATCACGACACTGTTTACTTGAAATTGTGTCACCAAAACCGGAATCTCTACCTAATAAAATCAAAGGACACATTTAACGTGCAATGTCCTCTATGCACTATATGCAAAGTGCATTGTTGTTCTGGTTTAGCCGAGGTGTTATTTCTAGTTCGGCTGTCAAATTACAGAAGCGCAATGAAATATGATTACAGCAGCATGTCGTATAGAAATGTTCCCAGTGCATGCAATAGTCAggatgtgtgagagagagagagagagagagagagagagagagagagagagagagagagagagagagagagagagagagagagagagagagagagagagagagagagagagagagagagagagagagagagagagagacaaaaggaacaaaaatGGGTCTAAAGggtcattgcaaaaaaaaagattccgtaAATTGCAGGCAAATGTCTCAGTTCAGATACTGAACGTTGCATCGTACATATCGTCACCTTTTTGTAAGCGTCCAGCAAGAAACTCTTCCAGATGGAGCGGATCCCAGCCCTTGTCAACATGCGACGCCACTTTCCCGAGCCGGCGGACCTGGAGCAACGCAAGCGCGAAACAATGCGCTTGACGAGCACCATTGAGTCGTAGAGCGCCAGGAAAAGGCAAATGGAAAAGAAAGCGGGTAATATTTGCAGGGTCACCAGCAGGTCTTCGCTGGCCATGCCCATTTCGTCCCTCTGCACGCGATCGCTCACAGCTGCTGCGTACAAGTTGCCCGTCATTGCATTgcgcgcctcgcctcgcctccggTCCCCTCGCTTCGcttcgcctcgcctcgcctcgcctcgcttcCCTTTGCCTCCCCTCTGTTGTGAACTTGTCACTGCCCACATGCCTCCAGCACGGCCCCGTCCGTGCGTCCGTCCgtacgtgcatgcgtgcgtgcaaaCTGCTTCCAACTTCACGGGCGGTTGGGCGCGTGACGGGGTAGAAGGTTACAAGATATCTGAAGTCCCCGTGCATATGGGGACCTAACTTTCTGACACACAAcaggtgccgccgccgccgccgcaccccGACAGTTTTTTGTACCTTTAAATATTCCTACCTTATGACGTCACTGGTCTATTCAATAGAAAATGCCTTCCCTGACCGACcgactgaccgaccgaccgaccgcatGTTGTCTGTCCTTGCCTCTCTATCACAAATGATTATC is a genomic window of Syngnathus typhle isolate RoL2023-S1 ecotype Sweden linkage group LG16, RoL_Styp_1.0, whole genome shotgun sequence containing:
- the dio2 gene encoding type II iodothyronine deiodinase: MWAVTSSQQRGGKGKRGEARRGEAKRGDRRRGEARNAMTGNLYAAAVSDRVQRDEMGMASEDLLVTLQILPAFFSICLFLALYDSMVLVKRIVSRLRCSRSAGSGKWRRMLTRAGIRSIWKSFLLDAYKKVKVGCEAPNSKVVKVTTDSSHRRKMIEPNQRGGGGGGGGGGGGGGRLGKPDECHLLDLESSGRPLVVNFGSATUPPFVSHLPTFVRLVEDFSHVADFVLVYIDEAHPSDGWAAPPMGPRSFAVRKHRSLEERLGAARQLIEHFSLPPQCQLVADCMDNNANVAYGVSNERVCIVQCRKVRYLGGKGPFFYNLNHVRQWLEQSYGKR